The DNA sequence ATTTTTCTTAGTGCTAATAGAATTCTAGCATTTACCCCTGAAATTCTACTCTTTTAATTGGCAAGAGAAATGGCAAGATAGGGATTAACTGTTCTTCCTTCTCTGAAGATTCTAAAAAGGAGATACCACTCTGCATCACAAAACAGTCTCTGCAAATGTTATTCCTAACAAAGGATTTTTGTAATACTCAGGCTTCAAAGACCATTGCTACTTTCTATAAATATCTGTAATTCTAACTGGTTGTTTTATGTAACAAGTATattgaaatttgttttctgtGAGTTTTAAGCAcatgttttctcccatatttgtggaatgaaagaaaaaaagaataaaacctaaGTTTCTTCTTTGAACAGAGTGTAAGTTTCTGTCTAAATTAATACTTGGTAGACCAGAGGCAATAACAACTACTACTAGTAGTAGTAGTCTCATTGTAACACGGGAGAAACTATTTCTGTTATTTCATTAGTACAAACTGGGAGAAGGCCAAAGACAAGAatgggtaaatggatagaatacCATAGGACATGCAATGGATTTAACTGAGTCTTTTGTAGGTAATAAGGATCTCTCCAAGGAATATAGTGTTAATATGATAAAATTCCATATAAGTTCAGAATAGGTTAGATTGGAGTGGGCccacaataatttttaacaatgaGTGCCTTGTTTCTATaacatgagttaaaaaaaaaagtacaaattgtGTAacttgaaactttatttttaaaatattctgaggtTTTTCAAGATTTTAACCACCATCTACCTCCCatgaatacatacatttttatcttaaaattatagaCCTTATTGCAGTacaaaacaagaaacaataaTTCTAATCTAGCTAATCAAATTCCTCCAGTAAACAAACATGCTACAACCTGGAATCACCTAAACTAAAATTCTAGTTCTCTTTAGAAGATATTTATAGCCACCTCCCCCctcccagaaaaccaaagtaaTTGATTCAACAACACTAATAGTTCTAGCATGCAGCAAACCATCATTTAACAACTGTTTAGTCTTCTTAACACAGACATGACTTTATTTTCATTCCTATAAAGTTTCCATAATAAGCTTGTACTGATAATAAAGGTAaataagtattttgttacagGTACTTCAAATAGCACTACAGTATATCTTTGacaaaatttttacaattttccaACTTTCAATATGAAACAGCTTAAAAAGGCATGGgtcaaaaaaaaagtatagttgCATCACTTAGGCAAATAAAGTCTCATACAGTCATACAAGCACAACACTCAGAACTCTCCCTATTTAGGTTGGGAAAGAAGACATCTccatcaaataaaattatataaatagccTAAGCCAAAAATCCATAATTTCAGACATATTATGGAAATAACTCTTGAACTTTTATTCTTGGAAATTATAAACTAATTATTCCTTGATTTTATGTAATAGGTATGTTATTGAAGAGTTTTGTGTAAAGCAAATTCTGTAAACCATATCTTGCTTGCACTGGAGAAACATTTCTCAAGGAAACATGAGAAAGTAttcttgtgattctcctttgcTTTAGCAGAATGCCTCTCCCTAAAAACAGGCACATTTGTACATCACTGGGTATTATGTTGTCCTATTTCATCTCTGTAAATTAAACTCAAGTTACTTAAAATTCACTTGTGGTAAAAGCAAGCAGACCAAaccccttccccttcccacccGCCCACCACCACAAGACAGTTCTTAGAATATAATGCAAAACTTACAACTGTTCATTTCAAAGAGGGTTTTTCACTATATTTGTATGCTAAGATAAATACTCACTTGTTCCTTTCACCTTAGAAACACAACCATTTCTTTTGTTACTAGAAAATGTCATTCCTAAAGATTTTTATAAACAATGGCACATGTGAAGGACAATTTGTGATTAAAACTTTCTCATAGTTTATGACTAAATGAAATATTACCCAAATCATAATTCTGTTTAGAAAATGTATAACCAACTATGTTATTCCTATACAGGAATGATTACCTTACTAATCAAAATACAACTTAATAAGGATCAAAGTAACATTCCTTAGTATTTCTTGCAAaattataaaggaataaaaactaaaactacatATATTCAATGCCATTTGATCAAACCTAGAACAGATTCAGTTAAATCACACAGCCACTCAATTAAAGAGACATTAAAAGTTTtgctaaaataaatgtaaaaatcttattgaaatacatttttctagATGAGAATTTTGTGAATTACTGCTGTTAACTATTAACAAGCAAATAGATGAAATGCATTTATTCTTCTAAAAAGATAAAACTGTgtacatattattaaaaaaaatatggcacttGGAAAATATTCCTGGTGAATTATGATAAATGTGGATATAGCCTAGCCTctcatatttttaagttttttggggaAAGACAATAACAGGACAAAAAAACCAAATCCTCATCCCTAAGGAAAAGGATATTAAACAATCACACAATCCTAATCTATTAACTTTGAAAAGACTTATGAAAATAATGTTGTAAATTTCCCCATCCACTTTCACATTATCtctatgtttttaaaacttataagaaaaaaaaatgttttccaatgaAATTTGAGCTACAGGTGGACAAAATTTTGCTTTCATGTAACATAAAATACAGGGGCACTATTTGCTCCAAATAAAAGGCCATTTTTGCCTTTCAGTCttttgagagtgtgtgtgtgtgtacacacacacacacacacatatatataaatatatatattaaaggagACGGCATGTCTCAAGGAATAACTCCTTTCAAAAATAaggttgtggggctggggatatagctcacttgtAGAGTGCTTAtgttgcatgcacaaggccctgggttcaatccccagcaccacaaacaaaaggggggaaaaaggttGCTTGTGTAACAGGGAATTATAACTTCCAATATTATAAGTAtgcttataatattaaaataaatgtttattttatgacattaaaccatgttcttccttttaaaaattaatttggctGTTCCTAAAACATTGTATTAATGTTCTATGTATCTTGTCTCCTTACCACATAGGACAAGAAACTGCCTATGCAATCATTCAATATGCAGGGCtttagataaaaatgttttaaaagatcaCCAGAGACAAGCATGTTGATGATTTTCAGTTACATAACTGAATCTAAGACAGCTATTTTCTCTTGTGGTCGTTCTTTAAAGTGAGTAAGTTGATGTCTCTTCCAGTGAGGAGCCTGTCTGAATGTTTTGCCACAAACTGAGCATTCAAATGGTTTCTGCCCTGCATGAATTAGATAATGCCTTTCCAGTTTAGATGGAGATCGGAAACTTTTACAACAAACACTGCATGGGTAAAGGAGGCCATCATTTCTCTCAGGCTGCCCTGAATAACTATAACAATGGTGGCTTTGCTCCGATTCCAAAAGTGCATTAGAGAGATAGGGTTGTCTGTTCCTACAATGGGTACCAAGAATGAAATCCTCTGATTCTGCCTTACCTTCTTTTTCAGATATCTGACCTGACTCTGAAACCTCATATTTTTGAAAGCCAAAAGACTGACATTGTTCAGAAGCATTACAGCTAACATTATCACCTTGTTGACTAAgaaatttgttcatattttcaaaatctagTTGGTAAAGAGAACTATATGCACCCTTTTCAATATGTGtttctttatgtctttttaagTGAGCTGACTGTCTAAAAGATTTCCCACAATCACTACAGGCAAAAGGCCTCTGTCCAGTATGAATTAAATAGTGTCTTTGTAGTTTGGATACAGAAGGAAAAACTTTCTCACATTTATCACAAGGAAACATCTTATGTCCATTATGTATATTTTCACTTGGAACTGAAAAACCACACTGAAGCACTTCACAGTTATTAAAGAGTTCCTCACCTGATGAACCATAGATGGACAAGTCTTTATTATTCACTGAACTATCCATAGTTAATATGCTTTCTGTCATAAGGACATCTTTCaaatttttccccatattttggCTCTGGAATTGCTTTTGCCAAGAAAATGGCAaagtcaatattttcttctttttattaccaACTGTTTTAAATGTTCCATGTTTGCCAAGAGAACCCACAAATGTTCTCTGGGCTTGTTCAGAGTTCTGCTCACCAGAAATTAgatcattatttttcaaaaaactgtttttaaatacctttttctCTGTTCGAAAGTTATCTAATTTTTTACCCCCAGCACGTCTAAGCTTGGCCAAGATTTTTTTAACAATGGTTTTATAGTTGTAGCTTCTTTTGAGCCTCCTTGGAATTTTGCCACCTCTGGCAGGAAAACACTTGTGTCCATTGAGAATCTGCTCTGATTCAAAACATTCTTCACACTCTGAACACTGAAAAGGGACAATATAAATAGAGTGGACATCAAGTGGATTATTCTCAGATTCACCCATATCGACATTTTCAAAACCATCTtgctttgtatttaatttattaggCAGGGGGCATGATTCTGGACTCTTCACCTTTAATGAAAGAGTCTGAAAAGTCTTATTCCTAGTATGGATTTGTTTATGCTTCAGAAGTTTGCTTTGAATCTTAAATCCTTTTTGacaaaaacaacattgaaaaggTCTTTCTTCTGAATGTGTGAGTTGGTGGATTTTTAAATGAGTTGACTGTCGGAAAGATTTACTGCACAGGACACATTTAAAAGGCTTCTGACCAGTATGAATAAGTGCATGCCTATCAAGTTTTGATTGTGACGGAAACATCTTGCCACAGATTGTACATGCATGAATACTCTTTCTTCTCTTCGTTGTACTGTACGTGGGATCAGGCTTAGAGCATGAGTGTAATGCCCATCTCTCCTCGCTGGTAAAAGTGTTATACACTCCATATACTGGCTTTTCTTGCTTGGCCTCCAGCAATCTTCTGACCTGCTTAACATCATTCTGATAGGTTTCATTGTGAAGTTGCTGGTGCTTCACAAACGTCTTCAGATTTTTAAAGTGGCGTTGACAAATACTACATTTAAAAGGCAGATTATGAGTTAGCTGATGCCTCTCCAGATGAACTAGTTGTCTAAATGTTTTATGACAAACATCACATTCAAATGGTTTTTGACCAGTATGAATGAGATAATGCCTAGCCAGTTTTGATGGTGTTTCAAACTGCTTGAAGCAAATATTGCAAATATATGGCCTGTTTCTAGGCACTTTGTTGGCTTCTACACACTCCTGAatctttagcattttaaaattgctttcatcCATCATATTTTTCAGTAACACACTCTGATGAGCTCCATAGTGTTCTTAAACTtcaaatgtctaaaaataaaaaaaaagtattaaaataaaattctttatattcatatgaaaataaattatgttgttTCCTTTGGCTGTAGATATTAAAGGTAAAGGAGAATTTGGATTCTTCTTgtgttaaaaagtaaattaacCATTTTAGATAAATTCTTCAAAATCTTAATAGTATTTTCACACATGAAGGTATGCTGCATATTAGAATATCTAACCacacataacttttatttaaattatattattaagtAGATTTAATCAACATTTCATTGCTTTATCGATTTTTTTGCtttgtcatttttcaaaaaatgggcTAGAAAGGCAGtgtatgaaaattaaaacataatactAGAATATGATGCATTTGCATTCAATTAGAGCACATATTGTAGATATGCTCTAAAAATGGACTGTAACTTATCAAAGTTACATTTCTTAGGCACACTAACTctatttttaattacttctttagATTAACAAAGGCAACATGGACAACTAGGAGAAAATTCTGGAAGACCTGGGTTCTAATCCTGAATTTTTTACTACATGATCTTGGTGATGAGAAGTAAGTAAAGATTCCTTATCTGTGAAACAGGAAAATGTCTCATAGAATGGCTATCACACTATGTTACTGTGCAAATCAACAGAGATAATGCATGTGAATGTGTTGGAAAACTTGAAGCAATATATTATAAGGTATTATTTACCTTACAATACCTTATAAAATGAGGTATTATTTATCTTAATgctaatcaaattttaaaattttattcttgtcTCTTTAATTACATTTTAGGGTTTCTAACTAATAGATttacagttctttttatttctcctttcctttccactTTGTTATGgacttccccccaaaaaagtagagaaaaatgaCGACAACAAAttgcattcatatatatttatgaataagtCATTAATTGAATGTTGAAGATGGTTCACTTGTCAGGCAACATAATAAAAAGGTGATTCTGACCTCATAACATAAAAAATTCCTTCCATGCAAGACATATAAAAGTTTATAGGCACTTGCACAATCATAGTACACACTATCTTTTTGAAAAGCCAATTTTCGGGGCTGAGGttgcagctcagcggtagagcgctcgcctagcatgtgcaaggccctgagtttgatccttagcaccacataaaaataaataaataaaatagaggtattgtgtccaactacaactaaaaagtaaacatttttaaaaaaagaagctaatTTTCTTCTACTGCTACTACTACAATACTGCCCTGACATAGGGAGTcagagccaagcacagtggcgcacacctataatcccagtggctctggaggctgaggcaggaggatagtgagtccaaaaccagcctcagcaactcagtgaggcactaagcaattcagtgagaccatgtgtctatataaaaaagggctgtgctgtggctcagtggttaagtgtccctggttcaATCACAGTTCAAAAAAAGCCAGAGatttaccaaaaagaaacaaacaaacaaaaaaaaaatatcaccaaCACCAACAAAAGAACACAACTATGCCATCTCTCTTAGTCTAACGTATCTTCTAAAAAGTTGATCACTCTATCAGAAACTCAGTGTTCTTTTGTCAACTGATTTGGCAAATGGCAAACATATATGCTATTTACTGTTTTCTCTTAGAAGATACCTTAAACACAAAATCAAATATACCCATGGTTATTTTCTTTAGCCATGTGAATTTAgaaatagggaaaataaaataagaataaatgcttTCTACTGGATGCTTTATCACAGTGTTTTTCAAACTGCAGGTCACTACTCATTATTCGACTTAAGTCAACTTACTGGATCATGATCAGCATTTTGTTTAAGAGTAGAAAGTACCAGAACACATCATATAGCAACGATAAACACTGTTTTGTGAAACATCTACAGGAAAAGGTGAAGAAGCCtgtgaaaggggctggggatgcggctcaagtggtagtgcgctcgcctggcatgcgtgcggcccgggttcgatcctcagcaccacatataaagatgttctgtccgccgaaaactgaaaaataaatattgaaattctctctcttaaaaaaaaaaaaaaaagaagtctgtgAAAGCCCTTTCTAACATACTTCTTTGCACAACACTATACAGAGAAACCACCAATAATCTCCAATAAATCAATCACTTTCTTCAAAGTGGCCAAGTAATCTATTAGAATGATAAAGGTAGGGGCCCATGGGATAAGATAAAATTACTATGGAAAGCATCAGTGTCCAGTTTTTTCCACTTGTCCCATATTaccccaaaatatttattaaaaaaatcatccaattggggatggggttgtggctcagcggaaaagtgcctgcctcacatgtgtgaggcactgggtttgatctttagcaccacataaaaataaataaaattaaaagtataaaaaaaatttgtctttaaaaaaaatcatccaattAGAGACCAAATGGAAAATGCCCCAcaattatatgcaaaataaaatcacCTGACCATAAGCtgctatattaatttataaaatataccacACAGCCCAACAATCAGTTGTTGGTGCTATGAGTATGAACTGTCGCTACACTGAGCTAGAGAATTACAGGTGAACAACTTTCAAGATGCCGATAGTAAGAGTTGCAAGCATTAAAAGACATAAATCCAGTGAATTTAATTCGTATTGAGTCGTTAAGATGGTCCATCAGGACAATGACACACAATGAAATTAATAATCAAGCCTTTACTCACATCAATAGTAAAAACAAATCACAAGTTCTTCAGTAGTCTCTCAAACAGAAGGACACTATGTGAGGGTTAAGTGGATATAATGCATAGCAGGGAATATTCTTGTCACAGAGGAGCTCCTAACAAAAGGCTCCTACCTCTTATGGATTGGTGGGCCAGGAGGTTGGAGGATTAGGCGTGAAAGGACTGGAGTCAAACATGGAGAAAGGAGTGAAAGGACTGAAggcaaaaatggagaaaagtgaTTCGGCCACAGCATTCAACAGGAAGACCTCCAAATGGAGGCACCTGGACCAGGAAAGAAGTTATGGTAAGAACACTGCTAACAGGAGGGGAAAGGCAAGTTTGTGACTGCAACTTCTTCCAGGCAACTGCAACTTTTGCACTGTCCAGGCAATAAGTCTGGTATGGGAGGGCGGTTTTACCCCATGAAGCCACGAGGCAAAGCCTAACAATTGTCTAAGGTCAATTAGaatttttaggattctttttttttggttggtggtgccagggattgaacctagggccttgtgcatggcaggcaaacactctaccaactgagctatatccccagctaggCCTTAGTATTTTGGTCTGGAGCTGGGCTTCTAAATTCTCTTTGACTGCTTCTTCTTCCATTTAATAACTTTTTGTGGAACATacagaaaaactcaaaaataacaatgacaaaacCCAAACCAGAACTAGAAGACAAACATTTCTGACTATAACAGGGATTGACTACCATAGCTCCTGTGCCAAAACGGGTCTATGGTAGATAACCCATCACTAGCACTAAACACTAAGATTGGATACTATTGTCATTTGCCTCCCAATCATGTGGGAAAGCACTTACTGGGAGCCCTATGTTGTTAGAGCCATTGGTGACAAGTGGTGATCTCATTCTCTATTTATAAGTAAAAGGTCAGGGATTTCCACACTCCAAATGCAATCCCCCATGTACTTATACAAGGATGCCCATGGAGTTCTAAATCCCATTTCTATTGATTTTCTGTTCTctctgctgaatttttttttttttttggtcgataacattaaaaaaaaaaaaaagctaggactgtaatttttatgttaaaggaaaacaaaactaaaccgTAAATCTGATGAATGGTTTAACCCAAAAACTACCCTGACAAGAACAAAACATATCACGTTGgatgattataaataaataaataaaatccaatgCTGCCTCATGATTTCAGGCTGaattaacacattaaaaagacGTTAGGATATCACAAAAGTAAATGAATGAGAAACATAGCGACCTAAGGGAAAAGAGACTTAAGAGAAACACAGACAACTTTCAGTAGGGGAATAATCTCTGGTGGCCTTTGCTTCTTCCTCACTAGTTTCGCTCCACTACTCCCTCCCTCGCCACTCTCTGGGCCTGGAACCCTCACCTTTCCCTCCCCGTGGGACTACACTAAACAAAGAACCCTGACGACTAGTTCTCAGCCTAAACGCCCACAACCAATGAGCACCTAGGGGTGACTCGAGCCAAGAAACTATACACCTGGAAAGGAAGGGCAAGGAAGAAAACTCCTCTGAGGGtagtcaggaaaaagaaaataaataaataaaaccgtCTGCGACTCTACCCACAGAGGGGGGTTTGGGGGGAAGCCTCCCCTCCTTACCTTCCTCCTAAGAGATTCCCGCTCCCAGTGAAACAAACTCAATAGGCAGGGAAGTGGGAAATGAAGCTGAGGGGTGCTGTGGTCGTGGCACCCTGCTCTGGGTCCCCGGGCACCTTGATGGCATTTAGGCGGGCCTGACCCTCCCTGGGATTTACTACACCTCACACCCGGGTTCCTGAAGTCCTCCTCACGCACCTGGAGCCGGCAAGGGCCCAGCAGCCGCGCACCTCAAGGCGCGAGGGCAGCAAGCGCACGTCCGCAGGGTCTGCGCGGCGTCTGACTGAGCACGCAGGCGCGGCACGCAGGCGCGCCCCAAGATGCGGTCCGGCTGGAAACAGGTTCCTCCTATCTCTGGGCCGCTCGCCGGTTCTGGAAACCCGGATTCCAGAAGTGCGCTCCCAATCCCAGCGTTTGTCGCCTGCAAATGGGAGGGTGCATTTTCCATCTTGTTATGAAATCACAACTAGGGAGGGAAACCCTGTAATCAGGCTGGAAGGCTCAAGGCCTGGAAACGAGAGTCGTCAGCTCCCTGGATTAGCCCTCTGAAATGCAGAGGACTGATAAACAAACCGTGTATtagggtttttgtgtgtgtgccaggtCTGTCCCCAGCGCTCTCCGTACGTGAGCGTTGTGCTCAGACATAACTTCACTGTGGGCTCTACCAATGGCCTGGCAGCTGCGGACCTTGTTGGCCTAGCTGTGCCTCattcatttgatatattttagaCGTCTGTAATATACAAAACCCTAGTCTCTTAAGAGGCCCCGATAATTAGATAAAATGCATGTAAACTGCTCAGGATAATTACTAGTGTGTAATAGGTCCTCAAAgaactattatttattaatttttatgttgattagAACAACTTTATGAAGTTCACCACTGTTTCCCAAATTACAGATATTTCAACAATATCCATTTTATGTGGACACAAGGGCCAAATATTGTTGCACAGTTAACAGACCAAGGTGGCACATTATAGCTAAATAAGATGCTAAGATGTTGACTAAAGATTTTGAGGACAAAGGCATTGCAGAAGAATTTATTGTCAGTTTTTACAGGTTCTGACTATAATCCTCTCATCTTGAGACAAGGAAGTGAGATTAAATGTCAAGCAAACTTTTCCAGCTGGACGCATCTTTTTGCATTACTTTCCAACAACCattgataacaacaacaacaacaacaaagttagTTTCTTATGTTAGTATACTTTCCTCTTGGGTTGGGGAGATAATTAAGCTAATGAAAAGTAAATCTGTACTTTGGATATAGTACATAAGAAAATGACCAATAATAAATAAGCCTTTGCTTCTGACATAAGAACCTTGAAGGAATCAGATTTgtgaaattgcttttttttaaaattttttaaaattttttttttttttacttgttgatgggactttattttattttatttatttacgtagatgtggtgctgagaatcgaactcagtgcctcacatgtgctgggcaagtactctaccactgagccacaaccccagcccttttaattttatttttttgtatatgtaaatggacaagaatgcttttattttatttgtttatttttatgtggtgctgaggatcaaaccaagtgcctcacgcaatctaggcaagcactctgccactgagatacagccccagcccagaaattgCTTTTTCCAATAGTCACTTCCTCCAACAAAAACATGTatgcagaaggaaaaggaaggactGTTCAGGTGTTCCAGATGCCAATCCTGGGGTAGGGATGCTGTTAGTTCATACAACCCCTGGAGGCTTGCTCCATTCTGTACTTTCTCCTGGAGAACTCAGCTTAGTCAAATCGTGCAAATAAACAATTGAACACTCCACCAGACACATAAATCCTTAGAAGAGATAACCAGGCCCTGAGAGAATGCTACTTGAAATTGTAGACCAAAGGAAGGTAGGATTAGTTCTTTATTCATTCCCTGCAAACAAATAGGCCTTTGCACCAAAAGCCTGAGAATAGAGTGTGGATAGCAGTTAGAACTTAGATAAGTTATTCTCCAAGGCCACATATCCCATATGATATCCTTTCGCATTTATTCTTAGAGCTAATTTGGAAGcctcctattaaaaaaaaaaggaagaactaaTGTAAATAAGAGACATCAAGGAAGATTTTATTGAATAGGTGATATTTGAATTTGCACTTAGGGATGGATAGAATACagataaatagaaaatgtggGGTCAGGACTGAACATGGGAGGCAGAGAAATAGGATGAAAAACAAGGGAGTgtgacaaggaaaaataaaaggacatgACAGATGTTTTGATTAGTAACTTATGTCTGTTACTTACTAGCTCAGTTCTTATAAGTTATTTAACCTTCctgaggctcagtttcctcatctgtcaaacagAGACTTATTCACTTCTTCAGTGACATATACTGAACATGAAAGAttcacttctaggtatataaagaTGAGGCAATAAGGCTTTTGACCTTAAAGTGGTGTTCAGCTCATAGGAGAGAACAGTATACAGACAAACAAGTACAAGAGATCTTATGTACAGAGTGGTTTGGGTGAAATAACATCTAAATCTTCCTGAGGGCTTATAGTGAAGATGGCCCCTGACCTTAGGCTTCAttcatccttccttccatccatcctaaatatattttattaagcatGTCCtgtgttccaagttctattctaAGCACTAGGGATAGAGTAACAGACAAAATACAAAGTCCAAAGTCTCTGTATTAGTAGATCTTATATTCTACTAAGGAAGTGCACAAATTAGATGAATGAAATAGATAATATGTTTAACATTGataagaattgaagaaaaaaagtaatgtacAGAAATGAGCTATAAAAATTTTGCAGTATGGATTGTTGGCATTTTAGAATTTGGTCAGAAATGGCCTTACTAAGaagttctgtgatttttttttaatttgaaacctGCTGGAAATGAGAGATCCTCCCCTACCTATGAGAGATGGTAGGAGGTAGGACTACACTGAGTAGGAACTTGTTTAGTAGACAATAGTGTGTGCTTTAGGGAGATAGTTGGGGAAAGGAAGAGACTATTCTAAAAACAGAAGACAGTGAAAGAGAGCACTACAAATAGGAAACTATGAATAGTTTGAAATTGCTGGAGTATGAAATGCAGGTCAGGGGAGAGGGAAATGGCAGGTAGAGATTCATTCAACCAACAATTTGACATGAATACTACTTAACAGACTTTGTGTAAGAAGCTACAAAAGGCCTTCCATACAaaggttttcttctattttctttttctatatgttATGAAAGATAATTGTACTTGAAAGCAACCTATAAACGCATCTTTTATAGCATTTTTAATACTATAAAGGCAGAATTTTTGAAATTGAGTTTACATGCTGTGAAAGCTGTCTTCTGCCCTCAAGTAACAGGCCTGGCAGGGAGGTTCCATCCTACCTCtctaatctttccttttttctctccctcatcCTTCTGTGGAGCAACCAATACTATCATCTGTTTGCCTCCTGCAGATATCTACCCAAATCTGCACCCCTCAAATGTCAGCTTCTACCCCCAAGCAATTGTCAAAGAATTTTTCCAACAAAGACAGCTTTCCATTTATAAGaagatttttatatatacttcCTCAAGAAAAATATTCGCAGCCTCTTGCACATTTTGCTACAACTTCTGAGGGTCTTATGGCATTGGGATGAGGTAGAAAAGTGTGGGGGGGTGTGAGTAGAGAATTAATTGAGATCAAAAGATGAAGATCAGTTtggctgtattttatttaggccAATTGGACCAACTCCACTTACAGGCTAGTCCCAGTTTCCTAAATACTTCCTGGAAATTTCTAAAGCTCCTTTGCTGATAATTAAATTTCTGGGTCTAGTTAGGTGTTTGGATTGTCCCACCCATCCCCCATCCCACTTCCCAAGTGTCCCTACTTCAAATTCCGTAA is a window from the Urocitellus parryii isolate mUroPar1 chromosome 6, mUroPar1.hap1, whole genome shotgun sequence genome containing:
- the Znf770 gene encoding zinc finger protein 770: MMDESNFKMLKIQECVEANKVPRNRPYICNICFKQFETPSKLARHYLIHTGQKPFECDVCHKTFRQLVHLERHQLTHNLPFKCSICQRHFKNLKTFVKHQQLHNETYQNDVKQVRRLLEAKQEKPVYGVYNTFTSEERWALHSCSKPDPTYSTTKRRKSIHACTICGKMFPSQSKLDRHALIHTGQKPFKCVLCSKSFRQSTHLKIHQLTHSEERPFQCCFCQKGFKIQSKLLKHKQIHTRNKTFQTLSLKVKSPESCPLPNKLNTKQDGFENVDMGESENNPLDVHSIYIVPFQCSECEECFESEQILNGHKCFPARGGKIPRRLKRSYNYKTIVKKILAKLRRAGGKKLDNFRTEKKVFKNSFLKNNDLISGEQNSEQAQRTFVGSLGKHGTFKTVGNKKKKILTLPFSWQKQFQSQNMGKNLKDVLMTESILTMDSSVNNKDLSIYGSSGEELFNNCEVLQCGFSVPSENIHNGHKMFPCDKCEKVFPSVSKLQRHYLIHTGQRPFACSDCGKSFRQSAHLKRHKETHIEKGAYSSLYQLDFENMNKFLSQQGDNVSCNASEQCQSFGFQKYEVSESGQISEKEGKAESEDFILGTHCRNRQPYLSNALLESEQSHHCYSYSGQPERNDGLLYPCSVCCKSFRSPSKLERHYLIHAGQKPFECSVCGKTFRQAPHWKRHQLTHFKERPQEKIAVLDSVM